The Hevea brasiliensis isolate MT/VB/25A 57/8 chromosome 1, ASM3005281v1, whole genome shotgun sequence genome has a window encoding:
- the LOC110656870 gene encoding T-complex protein 1 subunit delta, with product MAAPAISQPRSSKTESYVDNKRKEDIRHANIVAARAVADAVRTSLGPKGMDKMISTASGEVIITNDGATILNKMEVLQPAAKMLVELSKSQDAAAGDGTTTVVVIGGALLKQCLTLLSSGIHPTVISDSLHKVSIKAVDVLTAMAVPVELSDRESLIKSASTSLNSKVVSQYSTLLAPLAVDAVLSVVDPAKPDLVDLRDIKIVKKLGGTVDDTEMVKGLVFDKKASHAAGGPTRVENAKIAVIQFQISPPKTDIEQSIVVSDYTQMDRILKEERNYILGMIKKIKATGCNVLLIQKSILRDAVTDLSLHYLAKAKILVVKDVERDEIEFITKTLNCLPIANIEHFREDKLGHADLVEEVSLGDSKIVKITGIKNMGRTTTVLVRGSNQLVIDEAERSLHDALCVIRCLVNKRFLIAGGGAPEIELSRQLGAWAKVLHGMEGYCVRSFAEALEVIPYTLAENAGLNPIAIVTELRNRHAQGEINAGINVRKGQITNILEENVVQPLLVSTSAITLATECVRMILKIDDIVTVR from the coding sequence ATGGCAGCACCGGCTATCTCCCAGCCCAGATCCTCCAAGACCGAGTCCTACGTCGATAATAAACGCAAGGAGGATATCCGCCACGCCAACATCGTGGCGGCCAGAGCTGTGGCCGATGCCGTTAGGACCAGCCTTGGCCCCAAAGGAATGGACAAGATGATTTCGACGGCGAGTGGCGAGGTTATTATAACCAATGATGGCGCTACTATTCTCAACAAAATGGAGGTTCTTCAGCCTGCTGCGAAAATGCTTGTCGAGCTCTCCAAGTCTCAGGATGCCGCTGCCGGTGATGGTACAACGACCGTCGTCGTTATTGGTGGGGCGCTGTTGAAACAGTGTCTTACGCTCCTATCCAGTGGAATCCACCCCACGGTAATCTCTGATTCTCTTCATAAAGTTTCTATTAAAGCTGTTGATGTGTTAACTGCTATGGCTGTACCTGTTGAATTGTCGGACCGTGAATCCCTAATTAAATCTGCAAGTACTTCGTTAAATAGCAAAGTGGTGAGTCAGTATTCGACGCTTCTTGCTCCATTGGCAGTTGATGCGGTTCTTTCTGTAGTTGACCCTGCCAAGCCGGATTTGGTGGACTTGAGGGATATTAAGATAGTGAAGAAACTAGGAGGAACTGTGGATGATACTGAGATGGTTAAAGGGCTGGTGTTTGACAAGAAAGCTAGTCATGCCGCAGGTGGGCCAACAAGGGTGGAAAATGCCAAGATTGCTGTGATTCAGTTTCAGATTTCACCTCCAAAGACTGATATAGAGCAGAGCATTGTGGTCTCTGACTATACACAAATGGATCGGATTTTGAAGGAAGAGAGAAATTATATTTTGGGTATGATTAAGAAGATTAAGGCAACTGGGTGCAATGTATTGTTGATTCAAAAGAGCATCTTGAGAGATGCAGTCACAGATTTGTCCCTGCATTATTTGGCTAAAGCCAAGATTTTGGTGGTTAAGGATGTGGAGAGAGATGAGATTGAGTTCATCACTAAGACTTTGAATTGCTTGCCTATTGCAAATATTGAACATTTCAGGGAGGATAAACTGGGGCACGCAGATCTTGTTGAGGAGGTTTCACTTGGTGATAGCAAGATTGTCAAGATTACTGGAATTAAGAATATGGGAAGGACTACAACGGTGCTTGTGCGTGGATCAAACCAGTTGGTTATTGATGAGGCAGAGCGAAGCTTGCATGATGCATTATGTGTGATTAGATGTCTGGTGAATAAGCGATTTTTAATTGCTGGAGGTGGGGCTCCAGAGATAGAATTGTCGAGGCAGCTTGGGGCTTGGGCAAAGGTGCTACATGGGATGGAAGGATACTGTGTGAGGTCTTTTGCTGAGGCACTTGAGGTGATACCATATACTTTGGCAGAGAATGCTGGCCTGAATCCCATTGCTATTGTAACTGAGCTGAGGAATAGGCATGCTCAAGGGGAGATCAATGCCGGAATCAATGTCAGAAAGGGACAGATAACAAATATCTTGGAGGAGAATGTGGTGCAACCATTGCTTGTGAGCACAAGTGCAATAACACTGGCAACTGAGTGTGTGCGGATGATTCTGAAGATTGATGACATTGTTACTGTTAGGTAA